In Primulina eburnea isolate SZY01 chromosome 3, ASM2296580v1, whole genome shotgun sequence, one DNA window encodes the following:
- the LOC140826925 gene encoding wax ester synthase/diacylglycerol acyltransferase 11-like isoform X1, translating to MEDSELERDQPLTPAGRLFLQPLMDQVINCAIASVDPLDIEAFKNVVRNSVMLKHPRFCSLMVRDSGGREHWRRTEVNIDHHLIIRHQPLSDDSEDDAVNDYMADLSFSSPLSMDKPLWEIHLLVAHRTAVFRLHHALGDGISLMSMLLSSCRRIDDPEKIPAIGGVGASSSPRKQLGLLTLLKVVWYTLIYVLELSIRTLWLRDKRTVLSGGAGVELWPRKLATSSFSLEDMKTVKRAVPDATINDVLFGIITCGFSKYLDIRSPKALKEGHQITGVAMVNLRPHSGLQDFSKLMDGKSRTRWGNKFGMLLLPVHYHGDCSNPLQFVERAKAMIDKKKLSLEASCSYKIGNILTSLFGAKLASILNYRIVCNTTFTMSNLVGPREKISLASNPVKYIRVSSSSLSHAVTMHMVSYAGTADMQILVAKDVIPDPKVLAKCLEDALVEMKEAAVKT from the exons ATGGAGGATTCAGAACTGGAGAGAGATCAACCACTAACCCCAGCCGGACGCCTCTTCCTTCAGCCGCTAATGGATCAAGTCATTAACTGTGCCATCGCCTCCGTTGATCCATTGGATATCGAAGCATTTAAAAATGTGGTACGAAACTCTGTAATGCTCAAGCACCCGCGATTCTGCAGCCTCATGGTGAGGGATTCCGGCGGACGCGAGCACTGGCGGCGGACGGAGGTGAACATCGACCACCACCTAATCATCCGCCACCAACCGCTCTCCGATGACTCCGAAGATGACGCCGTCAACGATTACATGGCTGATCTCTCCTTCTCGTCCCCACTGTCCATGGATAAACCCCTCTGGGAAATCCACCTCCTCGTGGCACACAGGACCGCGGTGTTCCGTTTGCACCACGCGCTCGGGGATGGGATTTCGCTCATGTCGATGCTATTGTCCAGTTGCCGGCGCATCGACGACCCTGAGAAGATCCCGGCGATCGGCGGAGTCGGGGCATCATCCTCGCCGAGAAAGCAGTTGGGGCTTCTGACTTTGCTCAAGGTAGTCTGGTATACTTTAATATATGTGTTGGAGTTAAGCATAAGGACGCTGTGGCTAAGGGACAAGAGAACGGTCTTGAGCGGCGGCGCTGGGGTGGAGCTCTGGCCGCGGAAGTTGGCGACGTCGTCGTTTAGTCTGGAAGACATGAAGACCGTCAAACGAGCTGTTCCCGACGCG ACGATTAATGATGTTCTTTTCGGGATAATAACTTGTgggttttcaaaatatttggacatCAGATCACCAAAAG CTCTAAAAGAGGGACATCAAATCACAGGAGTTGCCATGGTTAATTTAAGACCCCATTCCGGATTGCAG GATTTCTCGAAGTTGATGGATGGTAAATCTAGGACTCGATGGGGAAACAAATTCGGGATGCTTCTGTTACCAGTTCACTATCATGGAGATTGTTCGAATCCGCTCCAGTTTGTGGAGAGAGCCAAAGCAATGATTGACAAGAAAAAGCTATCCCTCGAAGCTTCTTGCTCGTACAAAATCGGGAACATCCTCACGTCGCTTTTTGGAGCAAAG CTGGCGAGTATCCTTAATTATCGGATCGTTTGTAACACAACCTTTACAATGTCGAACTTAGTTGGGCCGAGAGAGAAGATTTCCCTTGCCAGCAACCCTGTTAAATACATAAGGGTTTCTTCCAGCAGCCTGTCTCAC GCTGTAACCATGCACATGGTTAGTTATGCAGGCACCGCTGACATGCAAATCTTGGTGGCCAAAGATGTGATACCGGACCCTAAAGTTCTAGCCAAATGTTTGGAAGATGCCTTGGTGGAAATGAAAGAAGCTGCTGTCAAAACGTGA
- the LOC140826925 gene encoding wax ester synthase/diacylglycerol acyltransferase 11-like isoform X2, with translation MEDSELERDQPLTPAGRLFLQPLMDQVINCAIASVDPLDIEAFKNVVRNSVMLKHPRFCSLMVRDSGGREHWRRTEVNIDHHLIIRHQPLSDDSEDDAVNDYMADLSFSSPLSMDKPLWEIHLLVAHRTAVFRLHHALGDGISLMSMLLSSCRRIDDPEKIPAIGGVGASSSPRKQLGLLTLLKVVWYTLIYVLELSIRTLWLRDKRTVLSGGAGVELWPRKLATSSFSLEDMKTVKRAVPDATINDVLFGIITCGFSKYLDIRSPKALKEGHQITGVAMVNLRPHSGLQDFSKLMDGKSRTRWGNKFGMLLLPVHYHGDCSNPLQFVERAKAMIDKKKLSLEASCSYKIGNILTSLFGAKLASILNYRIVCNTTFTMSNLVGPREKISLASNPVKYIRVSSSSLSHAPLTCKSWWPKM, from the exons ATGGAGGATTCAGAACTGGAGAGAGATCAACCACTAACCCCAGCCGGACGCCTCTTCCTTCAGCCGCTAATGGATCAAGTCATTAACTGTGCCATCGCCTCCGTTGATCCATTGGATATCGAAGCATTTAAAAATGTGGTACGAAACTCTGTAATGCTCAAGCACCCGCGATTCTGCAGCCTCATGGTGAGGGATTCCGGCGGACGCGAGCACTGGCGGCGGACGGAGGTGAACATCGACCACCACCTAATCATCCGCCACCAACCGCTCTCCGATGACTCCGAAGATGACGCCGTCAACGATTACATGGCTGATCTCTCCTTCTCGTCCCCACTGTCCATGGATAAACCCCTCTGGGAAATCCACCTCCTCGTGGCACACAGGACCGCGGTGTTCCGTTTGCACCACGCGCTCGGGGATGGGATTTCGCTCATGTCGATGCTATTGTCCAGTTGCCGGCGCATCGACGACCCTGAGAAGATCCCGGCGATCGGCGGAGTCGGGGCATCATCCTCGCCGAGAAAGCAGTTGGGGCTTCTGACTTTGCTCAAGGTAGTCTGGTATACTTTAATATATGTGTTGGAGTTAAGCATAAGGACGCTGTGGCTAAGGGACAAGAGAACGGTCTTGAGCGGCGGCGCTGGGGTGGAGCTCTGGCCGCGGAAGTTGGCGACGTCGTCGTTTAGTCTGGAAGACATGAAGACCGTCAAACGAGCTGTTCCCGACGCG ACGATTAATGATGTTCTTTTCGGGATAATAACTTGTgggttttcaaaatatttggacatCAGATCACCAAAAG CTCTAAAAGAGGGACATCAAATCACAGGAGTTGCCATGGTTAATTTAAGACCCCATTCCGGATTGCAG GATTTCTCGAAGTTGATGGATGGTAAATCTAGGACTCGATGGGGAAACAAATTCGGGATGCTTCTGTTACCAGTTCACTATCATGGAGATTGTTCGAATCCGCTCCAGTTTGTGGAGAGAGCCAAAGCAATGATTGACAAGAAAAAGCTATCCCTCGAAGCTTCTTGCTCGTACAAAATCGGGAACATCCTCACGTCGCTTTTTGGAGCAAAG CTGGCGAGTATCCTTAATTATCGGATCGTTTGTAACACAACCTTTACAATGTCGAACTTAGTTGGGCCGAGAGAGAAGATTTCCCTTGCCAGCAACCCTGTTAAATACATAAGGGTTTCTTCCAGCAGCCTGTCTCAC GCACCGCTGACATGCAAATCTTGGTGGCCAAAGATGTGA
- the LOC140826925 gene encoding wax ester synthase/diacylglycerol acyltransferase 11-like isoform X3 has protein sequence MEDSELERDQPLTPAGRLFLQPLMDQVINCAIASVDPLDIEAFKNVVRNSVMLKHPRFCSLMVRDSGGREHWRRTEVNIDHHLIIRHQPLSDDSEDDAVNDYMADLSFSSPLSMDKPLWEIHLLVAHRTAVFRLHHALGDGISLMSMLLSSCRRIDDPEKIPAIGGVGASSSPRKQLGLLTLLKVVWYTLIYVLELSIRTLWLRDKRTVLSGGAGVELWPRKLATSSFSLEDMKTVKRAVPDATINDVLFGIITCGFSKYLDIRSPKALKEGHQITGVAMVNLRPHSGLQDFSKLMDGKSRTRWGNKFGMLLLPVHYHGDCSNPLQFVERAKAMIDKKKLSLEASCSYKIGNILTSLFGAKLASILNYRIVCNTTFTMSNLVGPREKISLASNPVKYIRVSSSSLSHLCRHR, from the exons ATGGAGGATTCAGAACTGGAGAGAGATCAACCACTAACCCCAGCCGGACGCCTCTTCCTTCAGCCGCTAATGGATCAAGTCATTAACTGTGCCATCGCCTCCGTTGATCCATTGGATATCGAAGCATTTAAAAATGTGGTACGAAACTCTGTAATGCTCAAGCACCCGCGATTCTGCAGCCTCATGGTGAGGGATTCCGGCGGACGCGAGCACTGGCGGCGGACGGAGGTGAACATCGACCACCACCTAATCATCCGCCACCAACCGCTCTCCGATGACTCCGAAGATGACGCCGTCAACGATTACATGGCTGATCTCTCCTTCTCGTCCCCACTGTCCATGGATAAACCCCTCTGGGAAATCCACCTCCTCGTGGCACACAGGACCGCGGTGTTCCGTTTGCACCACGCGCTCGGGGATGGGATTTCGCTCATGTCGATGCTATTGTCCAGTTGCCGGCGCATCGACGACCCTGAGAAGATCCCGGCGATCGGCGGAGTCGGGGCATCATCCTCGCCGAGAAAGCAGTTGGGGCTTCTGACTTTGCTCAAGGTAGTCTGGTATACTTTAATATATGTGTTGGAGTTAAGCATAAGGACGCTGTGGCTAAGGGACAAGAGAACGGTCTTGAGCGGCGGCGCTGGGGTGGAGCTCTGGCCGCGGAAGTTGGCGACGTCGTCGTTTAGTCTGGAAGACATGAAGACCGTCAAACGAGCTGTTCCCGACGCG ACGATTAATGATGTTCTTTTCGGGATAATAACTTGTgggttttcaaaatatttggacatCAGATCACCAAAAG CTCTAAAAGAGGGACATCAAATCACAGGAGTTGCCATGGTTAATTTAAGACCCCATTCCGGATTGCAG GATTTCTCGAAGTTGATGGATGGTAAATCTAGGACTCGATGGGGAAACAAATTCGGGATGCTTCTGTTACCAGTTCACTATCATGGAGATTGTTCGAATCCGCTCCAGTTTGTGGAGAGAGCCAAAGCAATGATTGACAAGAAAAAGCTATCCCTCGAAGCTTCTTGCTCGTACAAAATCGGGAACATCCTCACGTCGCTTTTTGGAGCAAAG CTGGCGAGTATCCTTAATTATCGGATCGTTTGTAACACAACCTTTACAATGTCGAACTTAGTTGGGCCGAGAGAGAAGATTTCCCTTGCCAGCAACCCTGTTAAATACATAAGGGTTTCTTCCAGCAGCCTGTCTCAC TTATGCAGGCACCGCTGA
- the LOC140828320 gene encoding protein IRX15-LIKE-like — protein sequence MKSTAKFILLPPSVAKSGGGWQTPPSHRTWLVIFILLFLFFAFIIITTKDAVVADRTTGNAAAESKGQLPRSIFDTLLQYASDNVTVSGRLSSTELKSVASVLRTCTTPCNFLVFGITHETLLWNSLNQNGRTVFIDESSYHVSKLEEKHPGIEVYDVQFTTKVRELRDLMEHYKLQARSECRPVQNLLFSECRLALNDLPNHIYDVAWDVILIDGPRGYFSEAPGRMAAIFTAGVLARSKKGSSAATHVFVHEIDREAERVCSEEFLCAENLSEKKDLLAHFVVGRMEATGFNFCSNVDSLSSPKSTSSR from the coding sequence ATGAAATCCACCGCCAAATTCATCCTTCTACCCCCTTCCGTCGCCAAATCCGGCGGAGGTTGGCAGACGCCGCCGTCCCACCGTACTTGGCTCGtgatttttattcttttattcttattttttgCTTTCATCATCATTACAACCAAGGACGCCGTAGTAGCCGACAGAACGACAGGCAATGCCGCCGCTGAATCCAAGGGTCAACTACCCAGGTCCATCTTCGATACGCTACTACAGTACGCCTCCGATAATGTCACCGTCTCCGGCCGCTTATCCTCAACCGAGCTCAAATCAGTCGCCTCCGTGCTTCGCACCTGCACCACCCCTTGTAACTTCCTTGTCTTCGGTATCACCCACGAAACCCTCCTCTGGAACTCACTCAACCAAAACGGCCGCACGGTGTTCATCGACGAAAGCTCGTACCATGTGTCGAAACTCGAAGAAAAACACCCCGGGATCGAAGTGTACGACGTGCAATTCACAACAAAGGTCAGAGAATTACGCGATTTAATGGAGCATTACAAATTGCAGGCGAGGAGCGAGTGTCGCCCGGTTCAGAACCTCCTATTCTCGGAGTGCAGACTGGCACTGAACGACCTGCCGAACCACATATACGACGTCGCGTGGGACGTGATTCTGATAGATGGGCCTCGAGGGTATTTCTCGGAAGCGCCGGGGAGGATGGCGGCTATATTCACCGCCGGAGTTCTGGCTAGGAGCAAGAAGGGCAGCTCCGCCGCGACACACGTGTTTGTACATGAAATTGATCGAGAAGCGGAGAGAGTTTGCAGTGAAGAATTCTTGTGTGCAGAGAATTTGTCGGAGAAGAAGGATTTGTTAGCTCATTTCGTGGTAGGGAGAATGGAGGCAACTGGTTTCAATTTCTGCTCCAATGTCGATTCTTTGTCTTCACCCAAGTCAACTTCGTCACGTTGA